The Oncorhynchus mykiss isolate Arlee chromosome 17, USDA_OmykA_1.1, whole genome shotgun sequence genomic interval TACACTGGATCAcggctactctaacttccgcaatgcatacaaggcccccccccccccctcccttcggACACGACTCCATTTATCTTCATCCTATAGatagaaacaggatgtacccgtgacgagaactattcaacgctggtctggccaatcggaatccacgcttcaagattgttctGATCATGCAGAAAGGGAAATGTTCCCAGgaagcctcagagaataatattgatTTATAAGCTGATtctgtgagtgagtttataaggaagtgcattggagatcttgtacccactgtgactattaaaacctaccctaaccagaaactgtgggtagatggcagcattcgcacaaaactgaaagagcgaaccacagcatttaaccatggaaagatgactgtgaatatggccgaatacaaacagtgtagttattcccttcgCAAGGCAATCTAACAGGCGAAATgtcagtatagggacaaagtgaatttaatggctcagacacgagacttATGTGACAGGGTCTACACACAATCCTGGACTACAAATAGAAAACCAGCTAAGTCACGGACACCAACGTCTttcttccagacaaactaaacacattctttgcctgctttgaggataatacagtgccaacgACCCCTACCAAGGACTGCAGgccctccctcttcttctccatggccaacgtgagtaagacgttAAAACGTGTTCACCCTCGCAAGACTGCCGGCCCAGATgacatccctagctgcgtcctccgagcatgcgcagaccagctggctggtataTTTACTGACATAttccatctctccctatcccagtccgttttccccacatgcttcaagatggccaccattgtttctgtaccCAAGAAGTTAAacgtaactgaactaaatgactatagcactcacttctgtcatcatgaagtgctttgagagactagtcaaggatcatatcacctccaccttacctgccacccttgaccaacttcaatttgcataccgccccaataggtctacagacaatgcaatcgccatcacacggcacactgccctatcccatctgaacaagaggaatatctatgtaagaatgctattcattgactacagctcagcattcaacaccataataccctccaagctcattaatAAACTTGAGGCCCTAGTTCTCAACCTCGCCCTgcgcaattggatcctggactacctgacgggccgcccccaagtggtgaaggtaggaaacaacatctccacttcgctggtTGTTAGATTacgtgttagatattactgcactgtcggaactagaagcataagtatttcgctacactcgcgataacatctgctaaccatgtgcatgtgaccaataacattttattttattttgatttgaacatatggttctcagaatatTATGCACTAGCTGGATAGTTTGTCACAGGTTTGGAGGCGCACAGTACTGAATTGCTTTATTTCTTTAAGTGAATTGATTCTAATAATTTAATAGCGTTATAATCTTATTCCACTTGTAGTTCCTGCAGTGATAATATGTTTTTAAAAGGCGGATTACATCCACTGACTATTTTGTTGTCATTTTACTTCTTGGATATTCCAACTGCAGAAGGATTTGGATGATCATGCCCCAAAATTGGGCTGAAATAACTGTTTGTGAATGGCATTTGTATTCAGAGGAGGAGTCAGACCTCTTGTTCTCAACAGACTCTCCTTTTTATCATTAAAAGCTGTCAATTCATATTACTCCATTGCAACTGAATTCAATGGGTTATAAGCAGTTATTATGGCCTATGATTTCCAAGTTAACATGATACAAAAAAGTGGTAAGCCCAACACAAATCGCCAACCTGGAGAATTAAACATATTGTGGGACTATCTTGACTACGACTGCAGTTAGTTTATCAGACTCTCCACATGGTATGATTGCACAGCAGATACAGATGGTTTCACAGCATTGGTGTGTAACAACTTCAAATTCTTGTTAAGAACTTCTCTTTTTGCTATTGTTTAGAGTAGCCTAGGCTCTGTTGTTCGGGGCAaatactgtcttgtctcattacgcacacctggttcccattccccctgattagtatgttatatatgtgccctctgttccccattgtcctGGTTGATTATTGTCCCATGTCCGTTCGTCTTGTGCTCTGCTGAATCCGCTTTCATGCCACGTGGTTTGTGCAGTTGTTATTATGGGtttcttttgtttgggttacatccctacgttatatatacagtacgtgtttgttttgggcttcgtccaAATACTTTGACACATAAGTACAATCCTTTTTGCCAGTATTCTTGTGTAGGTTGACAGTCCAGTATTTCTCCCTCTTTGGTACGTTACTCATGTAGAAGACATCATACCTCTCTGATTACTTTAGCAATGTAACTTTAGAACTAGCACTGCCACCTCTTGCTTCTGGAAATAGGGGATAATGAACTGCACTCACGGATGGTGCTCTACTGCAGTATAGGTATGTCCTCTTGTGTTTACTCTGTTATTGCTATAGATTTGTATAAGAAAAGTATCAGGATGTGATGTGTAactgtcaaatgtatttattgttcCCCAAGGAGTGCCCCTCCTAGCTCCAAGTACTTCTCTGTGCAATGTAGTCCCAGAGTGCAGTACAGGATCACCCCACCCCCACCAGAGAGTCGGACCCTCCCCACCACTCTCAATGGTAATACAATGCTTCTTATCACCATGGACACTGCCAGCGAAGTGGGAAATGATAGCAAGGTAAATAAAGTAGGCCACTCCCACAGCCATGATAGCTACACTCTTAGGGgaaaaaagtgctatctagaacccaaaggggttatttggctgtccccgaaggggaaccctttgaagaaccatttttggttcaaggtagatCCTTattgggttccatttagaaccctttccccagagagttctatatggaacccaaaagagttctaccttgaaacaaaagggttctcctaaggCGACcctggaacccttttttctaagagtgtaccttgATCTTGTTCATAGAATCCTGAGGTGAATATTTCCACTTGGGACTGAACACGCTACAGTGAATTATGTTAATAAGAAAAACAAATCAAGTATTTGCTGCTCCTACGCCTCTTAAGAGTGGCGTGCAAACCACCCTGAAATAATGCAAATGTGGCACTCTCAACCTGATACCAGAGAGATGTCAAACTGTGGAAAGTGATGTGGTTAACCACAGTGCCAGTTCTATTGATAAGGAATTGAAGGACACCTTTTGTCAGTTCCAGAATGGGCCAGTTGTTTAGaaattatgtactgtacatatctgtACATGAATATATCATAGAAGACCCCATCAAAACACAACCACTGCTTAGTCACCAGTGTTCTAGATGTTTAACTTTGTAAATGTTGTCCTTTGTTGTGCAGTTATCGGTCATGTATTATGGAGAGAAGACGGAGGTGTTAGGGAAAGCTGTCGTTCACCTCACCGCTGTTGGTATGTTGTGTTATGCTTAGGACAGGAGAGCACACCCACATAAACTACCACCCTCCCCCACCTTCAAAGCATACCTTTATGAATGTCATTTGTACATTTTGATATTTCACTTGAGACCCCAAAGCAGCTCATGAGCTTCAGTGACACCCAGGGCCTCTCTGTCTTGTAGAGATTTCTCTGGATGTAGATGCTGATCGAGATGGCCAGGTGGAGAGGAACAACCCCAACAAGGTGGGTTATGTCTGCTGGGTCCGTCCAGGCAGGTCTCTTTCAGCTCAGAGGTCACTATCTTTGTTTCTTAACACAGCAGGGTACATAAGGAGACGTTCTAACATGGATAGGCATGTCAGAAGACTAGTGTTCATGCTGTTTTCCAAAACACAAAGGAAGATTGCCAAGGCACTTCTAGCTAATTCTGTCAACTAACACAGGGCACAGCCTTCCACTGATATTAATAGGTACATCAAAATACTGTTCATACTATATTCCTGGAAGTGGGAACATTTTTTGATGGTTGTGTTTTTCAGATGTAAATCTAATCTAACCTCATGGAAACACATTGGGAAAAGCTCATTCGGCAGGGCGGTGTTAGTTCTTGTTTTGAAAGCCAGTGTTTATCTCTCTGCAGGGATCGTGGATGTGGGGGCCTAATGGCCATGGTGCCATCCTACTGGTCAACTGTGACTCAGAACACACCTATGGGAAGAGGCGGGACAGTGAGTGTGCTGAGGTCACGAGAGTCTCAGGTATATAACAACAGCCAAGTCATCCTGGCCCACTGAGCTGACCGGCTGACAGTGCTGCAGGCATTGCAATAAATCAACATTTTAAAGGCTGCAggtctgtgttttgtgtgtagtcagcagagaggagcagtagggatgtgtgtatttgtgttagcTAAACACAAACTGCCTGAGCTAGGGGTGTGTCTGGTGTGGTTTGATGGTTCCTTCACAACCACTATCCTTCTAGGATAAGTAGTTGTATTACACATTGTCATACCTAtgtgttttttaacctttatataactaggcaaatcagttaagaacacatttttatctacaatgacggcctaccaaatcCTGGGAGCCACATTGAGATGAGGTCACATTGATTATGACATTGATGGGTTAACACTTGATGCACAATAATGTCAGTATTTATGAAATGTCAGATCTGAAAGACATGTCCCCAATGGTGCTGCGGACCAGTGGCCCTGCCAAGCTCCCAGAGGGCTACAAGCTGACCATGCACATCTCCCAGGGGGATGCAGAGAGTGTCAGGGTCTTCAGAACCAGGTCCACAGCAGGCATGCACCAAACACTGAGTGAGTCAAGGACATTTTGTCCAGTCAGATCTTTTATGTGTACTTGTGGCTGTCCATGCATGTATAATGTGTATACAATAGGATTTTAATGCTGCGTATGCATATAAATGGAGATACATTTGATCCTCATTATAAAAAATGATTTACTGCTGCAGAAAACCTGTTCTACAAGAGCTTTGTGAAGGACTACCCGCTGGTGCTGGGCAGTGAGGATTTGTCCAAGGAGGTCCCGTACCTCGGGGGAAACGCTGAGATGAATTTCTACGTTGAGGGCCTGAGATTCCCTGACAAAGACTTTGAGGGCCTCATCAGCATCAGCCTCAGCCTGCTGGAGCCCAGCTCTCAGGTACATTGAAACTACTGTTCGTGGTTTAAAACTTCAAAGGGTATATACTGTACCTCTGTCGTGGAATCTACCATTCATGTTTTTGTTCCGTTATTTTGCCAGGGCTTCCCTGAGACACCTATCTTTACAGACAGGGTGATGTTCCGTGTGGCTCCCTGGATCATGACACCCAACACACTCAACCCTGTGGAGGTCTTTGTCTGCAGGTGAGAGATGATGATGattgatgtttgttgttgttgatggaaattgatgttgATGGAAATAATGATGATGCTGTCTGTAAACGTACTCAGACAACTGTTTCTGTGCATTTGGTTACCCAGCACATCTGATAACTACCAGTTCCTAAAGGGAATGAGGAGGCTGGTGGAGAACAGTGGGTACAAGCTGAAGGTTTGTCATGAGTACATGAACAGAGGAGACCGCTGGATGCAGGTAAGCAGTGAGATTCAGCTCCTAGTCTTTCATGTAGCTTTGCTCATTTGACCGTTTTCCAATTCCAACTTGCTTACAACACAATATATTGTCAGTCTTGATTCAGTTCCTAGCATATCATGCAGTTTTGTGCATTTGAACTTTTTTCAATTccaacctttttttttaaacaccatTTATTTCACATCCTTTTACATCAATGTAAATCATTGTCAGTCTTGTCTCTCGGTTTTAAATAAAAGAAATCAGAACATAGACCAGTGTCTTTTTTTCTAACTGCATGAAAAATATAGAAATATAATAGACATGTAAAGAAGGTTTCTCTCTCAGGATGAGATAGAGTTTGGCTACATTGACTCTCCTCACCAACGTTTCCCTGTTGTGCTGGACTCCCCCCGAGACGGAAAACTACAGGATTTCCCTTATGATGTGCTACTGGTAAGAAAAGGCATTCACCACACCTGCAGTTAAAATGTTCTTATTTCCATACTGTGAGGGATGTGGTGGAACTCTTTCTCAACCTCTCTCTGCCTGGTGCCCTCAGGGCCCAGACTTTGGCTATGTGACAAGGACAGCATATAATGTGGAAGTGAGCAGCTTGGATTCGTTTGGTAACCTGGAAGTTAGCCCTCCAGTTATTGTAAATGGAAAAATCTACCCTCTGGGCAGGATCATAATTGGAGTGGCTTTCCCCACGTGAGTGGAACTTGCTTCAGTGGAAGAGTCTGGTTTTTAGATACCAATATTTGCCTTTATTCCAAAGTTGATTGACTTATTAAATAAAATCTCTTGCTAATGATTCATGAATATTTAGAACAAAGATATGGCTGTGAGCAGTGGTGATAAGGATGTTTAACTTTTCAGGGCAACCAAGGGCCGCAACATGACAAAAGTAGTGCAAGACTTCCTTTGGGC includes:
- the LOC110494469 gene encoding protein-arginine deiminase type-2 isoform X2, translated to MLLITMDTASEVGNDSKLSVMYYGEKTEVLGKAVVHLTAVEISLDVDADRDGQVERNNPNKGSWMWGPNGHGAILLVNCDSEHTYGKRRDSECAEVTRVSDLKDMSPMVLRTSGPAKLPEGYKLTMHISQGDAESVRVFRTRSTAGMHQTLKNLFYKSFVKDYPLVLGSEDLSKEVPYLGGNAEMNFYVEGLRFPDKDFEGLISISLSLLEPSSQGFPETPIFTDRVMFRVAPWIMTPNTLNPVEVFVCSTSDNYQFLKGMRRLVENSGYKLKVCHEYMNRGDRWMQDEIEFGYIDSPHQRFPVVLDSPRDGKLQDFPYDVLLGPDFGYVTRTAYNVEVSSLDSFGNLEVSPPVIVNGKIYPLGRIIIGVAFPTATKGRNMTKVVQDFLWAQKVQEPIALFSDWLLVGHVDEFMTFVPAPDKKGFRLLLASPDAGYKLFRGLQNNGHGQAKMFDGLGAEEEITVDEILSDDKLRAENNYVQSCIDWNRDVLKRELGLDDDDIIDLPILFHVMEENRAVAYYPDMVNMVVLGKNLGIPKPFGPKVDGRCALEAEMTSLMEGLGLSCTYIDDFASYHKLLGEVHCGSNVRREPFSFKWWNLEM
- the LOC110494469 gene encoding protein-arginine deiminase type-2 isoform X1, which gives rise to MDVSQEQVSMTRHPNLLQHLNKRKATDMPVPYQQTFRLDIEKTLRALHVVGTVLKVNLNRSAPPSSKYFSVQCSPRVQYRITPPPPESRTLPTTLNGNTMLLITMDTASEVGNDSKLSVMYYGEKTEVLGKAVVHLTAVEISLDVDADRDGQVERNNPNKGSWMWGPNGHGAILLVNCDSEHTYGKRRDSECAEVTRVSDLKDMSPMVLRTSGPAKLPEGYKLTMHISQGDAESVRVFRTRSTAGMHQTLKNLFYKSFVKDYPLVLGSEDLSKEVPYLGGNAEMNFYVEGLRFPDKDFEGLISISLSLLEPSSQGFPETPIFTDRVMFRVAPWIMTPNTLNPVEVFVCSTSDNYQFLKGMRRLVENSGYKLKVCHEYMNRGDRWMQDEIEFGYIDSPHQRFPVVLDSPRDGKLQDFPYDVLLGPDFGYVTRTAYNVEVSSLDSFGNLEVSPPVIVNGKIYPLGRIIIGVAFPTATKGRNMTKVVQDFLWAQKVQEPIALFSDWLLVGHVDEFMTFVPAPDKKGFRLLLASPDAGYKLFRGLQNNGHGQAKMFDGLGAEEEITVDEILSDDKLRAENNYVQSCIDWNRDVLKRELGLDDDDIIDLPILFHVMEENRAVAYYPDMVNMVVLGKNLGIPKPFGPKVDGRCALEAEMTSLMEGLGLSCTYIDDFASYHKLLGEVHCGSNVRREPFSFKWWNLEM